A part of Flavobacteriaceae bacterium GSB9 genomic DNA contains:
- a CDS encoding DEAD/DEAH box helicase family protein → MSVTKAELELEERSEGKKLYSYQKGAIDKIFTAFEESPEDYHLLYQLPTGGGKTVIFSEIVRQYLKHHQKKVLVMTHRIELCKQTSGMLTEFGVVNKVVDSKANLDDQAEYSCFVAMVETLNNRLNDDKLDISDIGLVIIDEAHYNSFTKLFKFFSQSFILGVTATPLSSSIELPMTDNYDELIVGESIESLIENGFLARAEMFTYNVGLTSLVVGANGDYTVKSSEDLYTADDMLSKLMQAYEERSKGKKTLIFNNGITTSLHVYDTFRRAGYPIAHLDNTNTKKERALILKWFKKTPGAILTSVSILTTGFDEPSVESIILNRATKSLTLYYQMIGRGSRILKDKKTFTVIDLGNNFHRFGPWGDDLDWQRIFKSPTYYLDSILSDEELESNFRYEMPDELRAEFSNSEEVYFDIQKTYVDSIRNGESSKVVLERSIEQHAKICIENSEDVYDALGLAKMLGDDIDFRIGRYTKCISKSTYNFVEWLKGDYRKKLNSYLRSNFDDVFEEIHGYPPED, encoded by the coding sequence ATGTCCGTTACAAAAGCAGAATTAGAATTAGAAGAGCGCTCAGAAGGGAAAAAACTATACAGTTACCAAAAGGGAGCGATAGACAAAATATTTACGGCATTTGAAGAATCGCCAGAAGATTATCATCTACTGTACCAGTTACCAACAGGTGGTGGAAAAACCGTTATTTTCTCTGAAATTGTTAGGCAATACCTCAAGCATCACCAAAAGAAAGTTTTGGTGATGACGCACCGTATAGAGTTGTGCAAGCAAACCTCAGGTATGTTAACTGAATTTGGAGTGGTCAATAAGGTGGTTGACAGTAAGGCAAACCTAGACGACCAAGCCGAATATAGTTGTTTTGTGGCTATGGTTGAGACTTTAAACAACAGACTAAATGACGATAAGCTTGATATTTCTGATATTGGTTTGGTAATTATTGATGAGGCGCACTACAATTCGTTTACAAAGCTTTTCAAATTCTTTAGTCAGTCCTTTATTTTAGGGGTAACTGCTACACCTTTAAGTTCGAGCATTGAATTACCAATGACCGATAACTACGACGAATTGATAGTTGGTGAAAGTATAGAATCGCTTATAGAAAATGGTTTTTTGGCTCGTGCCGAAATGTTTACTTATAATGTTGGGTTAACCTCTTTGGTAGTAGGTGCCAATGGCGATTATACTGTTAAATCTTCTGAAGACTTATATACAGCCGACGATATGCTTTCAAAATTGATGCAAGCTTATGAAGAACGCTCAAAAGGAAAGAAAACGTTAATTTTTAATAACGGTATTACAACCTCGTTACACGTTTATGATACGTTTAGAAGAGCCGGTTACCCTATTGCGCATCTCGATAATACCAATACCAAAAAAGAACGTGCCCTAATATTAAAATGGTTTAAGAAAACGCCTGGAGCAATTTTAACTTCGGTAAGCATCTTAACAACAGGGTTTGACGAACCGTCGGTTGAAAGTATTATTTTAAATAGGGCCACAAAATCGTTGACCTTATACTACCAAATGATTGGTCGTGGTTCTCGTATTTTAAAAGACAAAAAAACCTTTACGGTAATCGATTTAGGAAACAATTTCCACAGGTTTGGACCATGGGGCGATGATCTTGATTGGCAGCGTATCTTTAAATCACCAACTTATTATTTGGATTCTATATTAAGTGATGAAGAACTTGAAAGTAATTTTAGATATGAAATGCCCGATGAGTTGCGAGCTGAGTTTTCAAATTCAGAAGAAGTTTATTTCGACATTCAAAAAACTTATGTAGACTCAATACGCAATGGTGAATCATCAAAAGTGGTTTTAGAACGTTCTATTGAGCAACATGCTAAAATTTGTATTGAAAACAGTGAAGATGTTTATGATGCATTGGGATTGGCTAAAATGTTAGGTGATGATATAGACTTCAGAATAGGCCGATATACAAAATGTATTAGTAAAAGCACCTATAACTTTGTAGAATGGCTTAAGGGTGATTACAGAAAAAAACTCAATTCGTACCTGCGCTCAAATTTCGATGACGTTTTTGAAGAAATCCATGGCTATCCACCAGAGGATTAA
- a CDS encoding isopenicillin N synthase family oxygenase: protein MNTIPSVDLKDFLSNDSNKKQYFVSAIGKAYEEIGFVALKGHFLDDKLVEKLYAEVKNFFNLPLETKQKYEIPEIAGQRGYVSFGKESAKGKKEGDLKEFWHFGQYVEDNDKLNAEYPKNLVVEELPEFNKVGKEAYKMLEKTARYVLRALALHIGLKESYFDGYIHNGNSILRPIHYPPIKEEPKEAVRAAAHGDINLITLLMGAQGKGLQVKNHKGEWIDAIAKSDELMINVGDMLSRHTNNKLKSTIHRVVNPPKELWGTSRYSIPFFMHPISDMKLDVLEECIDKEHPKLYEDITAGEFLNERLIELGLIKK, encoded by the coding sequence ATGAATACAATACCAAGTGTTGATTTAAAAGACTTCCTTTCTAATGATTCCAATAAAAAACAATATTTTGTTAGTGCCATTGGAAAAGCTTACGAAGAGATTGGTTTTGTTGCGCTAAAAGGTCATTTTTTAGATGACAAATTGGTTGAGAAGCTTTATGCCGAGGTCAAGAATTTTTTCAACCTTCCGTTAGAAACGAAGCAGAAATATGAAATCCCCGAAATTGCAGGTCAGCGTGGTTATGTTTCCTTCGGAAAAGAAAGCGCAAAAGGCAAAAAAGAAGGTGATTTAAAAGAATTCTGGCACTTTGGACAGTACGTTGAAGATAATGATAAATTAAATGCCGAGTACCCCAAAAATCTTGTAGTTGAAGAACTGCCAGAGTTCAACAAAGTTGGAAAAGAGGCCTATAAAATGCTGGAAAAGACAGCAAGATATGTGCTTCGGGCATTGGCATTGCACATTGGCCTAAAAGAAAGCTATTTTGACGGTTACATTCATAACGGTAATTCTATTCTGCGCCCAATTCACTATCCACCAATTAAAGAAGAGCCTAAAGAAGCTGTACGTGCAGCAGCACATGGCGACATCAATTTAATTACCCTTTTAATGGGTGCTCAAGGCAAAGGCTTACAAGTTAAAAACCACAAAGGCGAATGGATTGATGCTATTGCCAAATCCGACGAACTCATGATAAATGTAGGTGATATGTTGTCTAGGCACACCAACAACAAACTTAAATCTACAATACACCGTGTGGTTAATCCTCCAAAAGAACTTTGGGGCACCTCGCGGTATTCCATTCCGTTTTTTATGCATCCGATAAGTGATATGAAATTGGATGTCTTAGAGGAATGTATAGATAAAGAACACCCAAAACTTTACGAAGATATTACGGCCGGTGAATTTTTAAATGAACGGTTGATTGAACTTGGCTTGATAAAAAAATAG
- a CDS encoding dehydrogenase E1 component subunit alpha/beta, whose translation MDYKTYNLDKAIMLELYKNLLKPRMIEEKMLVLLRQGKLSKWFSGIGQEAISVGVAMAMQSDEYILPMHRNLGVFTTRNIPLYRLFSQWQGKASGFTKGRDRSFHFGTQQYKIVGMISHLGPQLGVANGIALASKLKNKNQVTAVFTGEGGTSEGDFHEALNIASVWQLPVLFCIENNGYGLSTPTNEQYQCENLADRALGYNMESHIIDGNNILEVYSKVKAIAESIRKNPRPVLLEFKTFRVRGHEEASGTKYVSKSLIEAWEAKDPIVNFENYLKENNLLDSVEVETIKASISKEINEHLEVSFDEDSILFNKINELNDVFQEFFYQEINKNSDCVEIRFVDAVSEGLKQSMERHNNLILMGQDIAEYGGVFKITEGFVETFGKDRVRNTPICESGIVETAMGLSVAGIKSVVEMQFADFVSSGFNPIVNYLAKVHYRWGQNADVVIRMPCGGDVGAGPFHSQTNEAWFTKTPGLKVVYPAFPCDAKGLLATAINDPNPVLFFEHKGLYRSVRQKVPTGYYTLPFGKAALLEEGNQITIVSYGAAVHWVLEVLEKHPDISADIIDLRTLQPLDTETIYKSVKKTGKCIILQEDSLFGGIASDISALIMEHCFEYLDAPVKRVASLETPIPFASALEERYLSKSRFEGELLKLVAY comes from the coding sequence ATGGATTACAAAACATACAACTTGGACAAAGCCATAATGCTTGAGCTTTATAAAAACCTATTAAAGCCTAGGATGATTGAAGAAAAAATGCTTGTTTTACTTCGGCAAGGAAAGCTAAGCAAATGGTTTTCAGGTATTGGGCAAGAAGCTATCTCTGTAGGCGTCGCTATGGCTATGCAAAGCGACGAGTATATTTTGCCCATGCACCGAAATCTTGGGGTGTTTACAACACGAAACATACCATTGTACCGTTTATTTTCGCAGTGGCAGGGCAAAGCTTCAGGTTTTACCAAAGGACGCGATAGGTCGTTTCATTTTGGAACGCAACAATACAAAATCGTTGGTATGATTTCGCATTTAGGGCCTCAATTGGGGGTTGCTAACGGTATCGCTTTGGCTTCAAAATTGAAAAATAAAAATCAGGTTACAGCTGTGTTTACTGGAGAGGGCGGTACAAGTGAGGGCGATTTTCACGAAGCCCTTAATATTGCATCAGTTTGGCAATTGCCCGTATTATTTTGCATTGAAAATAATGGTTATGGACTTTCCACCCCAACAAACGAGCAATACCAATGCGAAAATTTGGCCGATAGAGCTCTAGGCTACAATATGGAATCCCATATTATTGACGGTAACAATATTTTAGAGGTTTACAGTAAAGTGAAGGCTATTGCCGAAAGCATTCGTAAAAACCCGCGTCCTGTATTGTTGGAGTTTAAAACCTTTAGAGTACGCGGACATGAAGAGGCAAGTGGCACCAAATACGTTTCGAAATCGCTTATAGAGGCATGGGAAGCCAAAGATCCTATTGTAAATTTTGAAAATTATTTAAAGGAAAACAACCTGTTGGATTCTGTAGAAGTAGAGACTATTAAAGCTTCTATTTCAAAAGAAATCAATGAGCATTTAGAAGTTTCTTTTGATGAAGATTCAATATTATTCAACAAAATTAATGAGTTAAATGATGTGTTTCAAGAGTTTTTTTACCAAGAAATTAATAAGAATTCGGATTGTGTTGAAATCCGATTTGTGGATGCGGTTTCCGAAGGCTTAAAGCAAAGTATGGAGCGCCATAACAATTTGATTTTGATGGGGCAGGATATTGCCGAGTATGGTGGCGTTTTTAAAATTACCGAAGGTTTTGTTGAAACCTTTGGAAAAGATCGCGTTAGAAATACGCCAATTTGTGAATCTGGAATTGTTGAAACGGCCATGGGGCTTTCTGTTGCTGGTATAAAAAGTGTAGTTGAAATGCAGTTCGCAGATTTTGTTAGTTCGGGATTTAACCCCATTGTAAATTATTTGGCTAAAGTGCATTACCGTTGGGGGCAAAATGCCGATGTGGTCATAAGAATGCCTTGCGGTGGCGACGTAGGTGCTGGACCGTTCCATTCACAGACCAATGAAGCATGGTTTACAAAAACGCCAGGTTTGAAAGTGGTTTACCCAGCGTTTCCTTGTGATGCTAAAGGGCTTTTGGCTACGGCTATTAACGATCCTAACCCCGTTTTGTTTTTTGAACATAAAGGGTTATACCGTAGTGTGCGCCAAAAAGTACCGACGGGTTATTATACCTTGCCTTTTGGCAAAGCTGCCCTTTTAGAAGAAGGTAACCAAATAACCATTGTTAGCTATGGCGCAGCAGTACATTGGGTTTTAGAGGTTTTAGAAAAACACCCTGATATTTCTGCCGATATTATTGATTTAAGAACGCTTCAACCTTTGGATACTGAAACAATTTATAAATCTGTAAAAAAGACAGGAAAGTGTATCATCCTTCAAGAAGATTCGTTGTTTGGAGGCATAGCTAGTGATATTTCAGCTTTGATTATGGAGCATTGTTTTGAATATTTAGATGCCCCAGTTAAACGTGTCGCTAGCCTGGAAACACCCATTCCGTTTGCCAGTGCTTTAGAGGAACGGTATCTATCAAAAAGCCGGTTTGAAGGCGAATTACTGAAATTGGTCGCCTACTAA
- a CDS encoding biopolymer transporter ExbD, whose protein sequence is MRHSKLIPEVNAGSMADIAFLLLIFFLVTATISSDAGINRTLPAECPPGVDCSSIKPERNILRIVINNNNDILVENDIVEIEDLKDLTKAFLDNNGDGSCNYCNGEQLSYASDNPKKAVISLQNGQQTTYGQYIAVQNELTKAYYELRQLYSLNILKKSTDNLSDKELKQAKTAYPFILSEAETK, encoded by the coding sequence ATGAGACATTCAAAATTAATTCCAGAGGTCAATGCCGGCTCTATGGCCGACATTGCTTTTTTATTACTGATTTTCTTTTTAGTAACTGCAACTATTTCTTCTGATGCAGGCATTAACCGTACACTGCCCGCAGAATGCCCTCCCGGAGTGGATTGCAGTAGTATTAAGCCAGAACGTAATATTTTGCGTATTGTAATTAACAATAATAATGATATTTTAGTTGAAAATGATATTGTTGAAATAGAAGATTTAAAAGACCTTACCAAAGCATTCTTAGATAATAATGGCGATGGCTCTTGTAATTATTGCAACGGGGAACAGCTTAGTTATGCATCCGATAACCCCAAAAAGGCAGTAATTTCACTTCAAAACGGGCAACAAACAACCTACGGACAATACATTGCGGTTCAAAATGAATTAACAAAAGCTTATTATGAATTACGCCAATTGTATAGTTTAAACATCCTTAAAAAGTCTACAGACAACCTCTCGGACAAGGAGTTAAAACAAGCAAAAACTGCTTATCCTTTTATACTATCAGAAGCTGAAACAAAATAG
- the mgrA gene encoding L-glyceraldehyde 3-phosphate reductase, translated as MQINDKSEVKNYLADPQRYDAMTYNRTGNSGILLPALSIGLWHNFGFVDSLQNGRDILRTAFDLGITHFDLANNYGPPYGSAEENFGTIFKNDFKPYRDELFISSKAGYDMWPGPYGNWGSRKYLVSSLDQSLKRMGLEYVDIFYHHRPDPETPLEETMGALADIVRQGKALYVGISNYQPEDTQKAAKLLKEMKVPFILHQARYSMFDRWVEQGLLDALEKNGVGCIAFSPLAQGMLTDKYLNGIPEDSRAAKNLSYLEKETVTNNINKIKKLNALAKERGQKLSQMAIAWILRQPQVASVLIGASSSNQLKDNVKALDNLSFTDEELKLIDMVVG; from the coding sequence ATGCAGATAAACGATAAATCGGAAGTAAAAAATTATTTAGCAGACCCTCAGCGCTATGACGCTATGACTTATAATAGAACAGGGAACAGTGGTATACTTCTTCCTGCATTATCTATAGGCTTATGGCATAATTTTGGTTTTGTTGATAGTTTACAGAATGGTCGCGATATTTTAAGGACCGCTTTTGATTTGGGCATTACCCATTTTGACCTTGCCAATAATTACGGCCCACCGTATGGCTCGGCAGAAGAAAACTTTGGAACGATTTTTAAAAATGACTTTAAACCTTACCGAGACGAACTTTTTATTTCCAGCAAAGCAGGTTATGATATGTGGCCTGGACCATATGGAAATTGGGGTTCGAGAAAATATTTAGTATCGAGCTTAGACCAAAGCCTAAAACGGATGGGTTTGGAATATGTCGATATTTTTTATCACCACCGTCCAGACCCCGAAACACCTTTGGAAGAAACCATGGGAGCGTTGGCCGATATTGTGCGCCAAGGAAAAGCACTGTACGTAGGTATTTCTAACTACCAGCCCGAGGATACTCAAAAGGCAGCTAAGCTTCTAAAAGAAATGAAGGTTCCATTTATTTTGCACCAAGCTAGATATTCGATGTTTGATCGTTGGGTTGAACAAGGGCTTTTAGATGCCTTAGAAAAAAATGGTGTGGGCTGCATAGCCTTTTCTCCTTTGGCACAAGGAATGCTTACCGATAAATATTTAAACGGTATTCCTGAAGACTCTAGAGCGGCAAAAAACTTGAGCTATTTAGAGAAAGAAACTGTAACCAACAATATTAATAAAATTAAGAAGTTGAACGCTTTGGCTAAGGAACGTGGACAAAAATTATCGCAAATGGCCATTGCTTGGATTTTAAGACAACCGCAAGTGGCGTCTGTATTGATTGGTGCCAGTTCATCCAATCAGTTAAAAGATAACGTAAAAGCACTTGATAATTTAAGTTTTACTGACGAAGAATTAAAGTTGATTGATATGGTTGTTGGTTAA